In Cystobacter fuscus DSM 2262, the genomic stretch GGAAGCGTACCCCTCGGGAGCGGCCGTTGGTCCCGGGCTTGCTCTGGAGGCGCCGCATGAACCTCCTGCTCCGCCGTGCCTTTCCCGCCCTCTGCCTGCTGTGCGTGGCCTGCGCGTGCCTGATGCTCGCCTCCGCGCTGAACTCCGTCGTGGATGCCTGGTTGCAACCCCCTCCACCCGACCCGGACGCGGTGGTCCGGAAGGTGTCTCCACGCCGGGAAGAAATCCCCACGCCCCTGGCCCTCGTCCCGCTGCGTCGCTACCTCGGACTTCCGGAGAAGCTACGCCGGGAGGTCATCCCCTCCCACCCGGAGTCCGTGCCCACGCGCACGGATCTGCGGCTGCTGGGCACGATGCGTGGCGCCTCTTCGCTCCACACCTTCGCCTCCGTGCTCGAGACTCCCACCCAACGCACGCGCTCGTTGTGGCTCGGCGGGGAGTGGCAGGGGGCGCGGGTGATCGCCATCGATCGCACCCGGGTCCTGCTCTCGCGTGACGGGCGGTTCGAGGCCATCGAGTCCCGGTCGGCCATCGCGCTCGACGCCCCGGCCGCTCCCGCCCCCCTGGCGCCATCCTCGTCCATCCGGCAGGTGAGTCCCGGCAACTACAAGATTTCCC encodes the following:
- the gspC gene encoding type II secretion system protein GspC — its product is MNLLLRRAFPALCLLCVACACLMLASALNSVVDAWLQPPPPDPDAVVRKVSPRREEIPTPLALVPLRRYLGLPEKLRREVIPSHPESVPTRTDLRLLGTMRGASSLHTFASVLETPTQRTRSLWLGGEWQGARVIAIDRTRVLLSRDGRFEAIESRSAIALDAPAAPAPLAPSSSIRQVSPGNYKISRQEVADTLANLNQVAMQARVVPAFQDGVAKGFKLFSIRPDSLYTRLGLRNGDVLRRINGLSLTSMEHALEAFTRLRDAPRIELEVERDGQVQHQTYTVEG